The region TCTAATTTAGTAGTTAAATTGAGCCCATAATAAAGCGCCCATCCGGTCCAAATTGGGAAAATGCAGCAGTTGGCCCAGTAACTTAAAATTTTCCAATTATATTGAAGCAAATAAATCTCATATCACGCATTCACGCCATATAGCGCTATCCCCAAACAGTACCTAACGCCTATAGTTTTATTGCTTACGCTTGccatcttcatttcttcacaGTTCACGCGCTCTTTCACTACTCCTTCCTCTCCCCACCATTCTCAATCATCGAAGGCTAACCGGCACGATCTCACCGACAAGTTTTGCCGAGCTGATTCGCTCTGAGCTCGCTCTTCATTTCCAGATCCAGCTCCGGTACGCATTTCCGTAGATCTATCTCGATTATACACCGAATTTGTTAGCAGCAACAAGTTCGGGAATGGCATTGTGTGGCGGTGTCGGTGTCGGTGTCGGTGTCGGCGTCTTGTGGTGAATTTTAGATCCATGTTAATTCGTAATTTTGGAAATGCAGTTGTTTTCTGTATTCGGTTTGGAGAGTCTGGATTTGCATGTTCTGCGTACGAGCATTGCGTTGAGTTGTTTTCCTGTTTAATGTATCTGGATTCAGTTTAGCTACTACTACGTCGTGTAACAGATATGCGTATGATATATGGTGTCTTCAGTTTCGTGTATGCTCGGTGCTGTTTGTGTGTTCGTTTCTGACATAGTGATATTGCGTTTACTGGCACATGTATTTTTATGCTGTGCGGGGCACTGTAGGCATGTAGCCTGAGTTTTGTTTGCTGGAATTTCTGCTTCTATATAAAAATGGATGTATGGTCGTTGAATGCCTGATTTGTGTTGTCCATGTAAATCGAGACGAAGGTGCTTGTTCTGCAATTGTATACTTCTTATTGTGTTTATGAATTTCCATCTTTAGGTTAGTGAATGGTCAATTGAGTTATACTTTTAGTTGTTGAGAGCTGATTGCATATGATTTTGTGGGGTTCATTTTCcacttccttttccttttccttatttatttagttatttatattTCTTCCCTTTTTGGTTTTGCTTAATGTAGTGGAAACATATTATTGAcaataattttgaatatttgatgCTGAATTTTGTAGATTGATGATTTCTGTGTTACTACCAGTGGCTTAGAGGGCCTGTCTCCTTCATCTTGTCTAGCAATGGCATTGTCATCAATCTTGGGAAGGAGATACTTGGCTGCATTCGTATATTTTGTTCTCATTTCACATGCTTGTAATGGGTTTTATTTGCCGGGTACCTACATGCATACATACTCCACTGGTGATGAAATTGTTGTCAAAGTGAACTCATTAACCTCAATTGAGACTGAGCTACCCTTCAGCTATTATAGTCTTCCTTACTGCAAACCTCAGAATGGCATCAAGAAAAGTGCTGAGAATCTTGGAGAACTGTTAATGGGAGATCAGATTGATAACTCTCCCTACCGTTTCAGGATGAATGTTAATGAATCTATTTACCTCTGCACTACCCCCCCTCTAAATGAGAATGAGGTAAAGCTCTTGAAACAGAGGACCCATGAGCTTTATCAGGTGAATATGATCCTGGATAACTTGCCTGCTTTGAGATATGCCAACCAAAATGGAATGAAGATACAGTGGACTGGGTTTCCAGTTGGCTACGCACCACCAAATAGTAAAGAAGATTACATCATTAACCACCTGAAATTTAGAGTTCTGATTCATGAGTATGAGGGAGCTGGAGTGGAGATAATTGGTACTGGGGAAGAAGGTATGGGTGTTATTTCAGAAACTGATAAGAAGAAGACTGCAGGTTATGAAATTGTTGGTTTTGAGGTGGTCCCTTGCAGTGTTAAATATGACCTTGAACAGATGACAAAACTTCACATGTATGATAACAGCACATCTATAAACTGTCCATTGGAGATTGAGAGGTCTCAAATTATAAGGGAGCAGCAGAGGATATCATTCACTTATGAGGTTGACTTTGTGAAAAGCGACATTAGATGGCCATCTCGATGGGATGCTTATCTCAAGATGGAAGGTGATCGTGTTCACTGGTTCTCGATTCTTAACTCATTGATGGTGATCTTCTTCTTGGCTGGAATTGTTTTCGTAATCTTTTTGAGAACTGTGAGAAGGGATTTAACAAGGTATGAGGAATTGGACAAAGAAGCTCAGGCACAGATGAATGAGGAACTTTCTGGCTGGAAGCTTGTGGTAGGTGATGTGTTCAGAGAACCAAATCACTCAAAGCTACTCTGCATTATGATTGGAGATGGGGTTCAGATTACTGGAATGACAGTTGTAACTATTCTTTTTGCTGCTCTTGGTTTCATGTCACCAGCTTCTCGGGGTATGCTGCTAACAGGAATGATAATGCTTTACCTGTTCTTGGGAATTGCAGCTGGTTATGTTGGTGTGCGACTATGGAGAACTATCAAGGGGACTTCAGACGGATGGAAGTCAGTTTCATGGGCAATTGCATGCTTCTTTCCAGGGATTGTTTTTGTTATTCTCACAACGCTGAATTTTATTCTTTGGGGAAGCAACAGCACCGGTGCCCTACCCATTTCCTTGTATTTCGAACTCATAGCCCTCTGGTTCTGCATTTCAGTGCCTCTCACTCTCCTGGGAGGACATCTTGGCACACGAGCAGAACCTATCCAGTACCCAGTGCGAACTAACCAAATTCCTAGGGAGATCCCTGCGCGCAAATATCCATCATGGCTTCTTATCCTTGGAGCTGGAACTCTTCCATTTGGAACCCTCTTCATTGAACTTTTCTTTATCCTCTCTAGTATCTGGCTTGGTCGGTTCTACTATGTCTTTGGTTTCCTGTTCATTGTTCTCCTGCTTTTGGTCATTATTTGTGCCGAAGTCTCTCTTGTCCTCACTTACATGCATCTCTGCGTCGAGGATTGGATGTGGTGGTGGAAAGCATTCTATGCCTCAGGTTCTGTCTCTCTGTACGTGTTCTTGTATTCCGTTAATTACTTAGTCTTTGACCTTCAGAGCCTGAGCGGGCCAGTGTCTGCTATACTGTATCTCGGCTATTCACTGATAATGGCTGTTGCAATCATGCTCGCTACTGGCACCATCGGTCTTCTCACATCATTTTACTTCGTCCATTACCTCTTCTCCTCAGTGAAGATTGACTGAGGATTTAGATAGCCAATTCTTGACAGAGAGAAAGCTTTATTGCTCAATTTCTCACGCGGTGGTTGCCAAATGAATGAAGAGATTCTCAGAAGCTGGTTGCCCTGAAGGCCTGCTAAGATATCAATTCTTGTTCTTGATATTCTCGATGCTAAAAATGTTTCATTTGTATCGATTTTAGCTGTTTAATGCTGGTCAATGTATtctgccttttcttcatctttctgcATTTAAGCTTTGTGTAGCTCGTCCATTCCAGTTGTTTTGGACATGTATTGAAACGCATATTGTAGTTAGCCAAACACTTGAAGCCGGGAAAATGATTcttccgggcttccaaacacacccaaatGTTGATATAGCAGATATTGTTACGCCTGGCAGCTGCACTGCGCATATCAGCATATGGCACCGCACCactagtttgtttgtttgttttttaaaaaatataataattaattcatttgtttcttttaaaattcaagtcactataataataataataatattattattattattataatatattttgaaaataaattgaaattataagaatgtacaaaaaataatagtgaattacaaatttattgATAGGATATAGGCTCAGTTTAGGAACATATTTTATCAGCtaattttagtttgtttgaccattattaattatttgatttggttaaacaacCAATTGAATGTTTGatttagctttttgtaacaggctccaaaacactaaaatgttggattaattagctttttttttagtaacagTTTATTGCTCTAAAACGTTAAAATTCAAGAAGctgctcaaaacaacttttcgATAAACCTTTTTAGAAAGTCAGtttacatgtaatcagctaatagttaatttatcaaatatttttttacaatcaactaaaACTATCAATTAGTCAAATCATTAACCCAATTagttaacaactatttaccaaacatttcatagtttatttttgaaagtaATGTGAAATATAGGCATTAGTTCAGtgtgaaaatatttaatatacataattttttttttagagatgaGGATAAATGTTTGATTCGAGTTAGACTCCTTATACGAgtacatatttatttatgcaACGAATTAATGGTCCAGGTAACATAGGTCAAACTACTAACACTGAAAAAAACtccccaaaaacaaaaataaaataaaattggggagAACTTCCGTTAGTTTTTGCAAAATCCCAGGCGGAAGAGACTTCCCAAACTCCAAATTCTATGGTCTCGCAGGGAAATATCAGCCAAGtgttaaatactaaatactgTTTATATGAACTTTCCGAATCTTTCTACACAAGCTTTTCACAGTTTATCTAAACTCGAATTCATAGCTGAATCTCTCTCATACGAAAACCCtacttcttcaccatttttccatttccagCCGAGTGGTTCGGAACTCGATTCGAGCTCTTCGCCGCCGTTGTCGCCCGCCTCAGACTCGTATCGCAACTCCTTCATGTAGCGTTTCAGGTAACTATCACACCACGCACACCGTCGCACTATTGACTTCTCATTTactttgtgtttttgtttttttcgaTTCAAGTGTCGGAATTCAGTTTCAAATTCCCTGCATTAAGTTTATGAGAAGAGTTACTCAGAGATTTATAAATTAAGACATTGCTTCCTTCTTTGGCGTTTGTTAGTATTCCATTATAGGAATTCTAAACGCCAAAGGTATACTGATATCCATGGTAGCATTTTGGCTGGATTGGATGCTTGTTTAGTGTAGTCAACAGAAGAAACCTAGTAGATCGTAATGTAATTGGAATCTGTTGTTTCAAAGTATGCAGTGTTTGAGGAtacatgtttattattttagtgaAGAGACTGACTGAGAAGGAATTTCATATAAGCATAAGTTTGAATGATTACAGTACATTATGTCATGATAATTGCAAAGCTAGATGTTTGGAGCAAGTAATTTTGTTTGCAATGAGACTCCAGTCAGTTAatctaatgattttttttaatctatctGTAGATGTGAGTTCTGTGTTCAAGTGGTGAGAGAGATGTGCACGGAGATTAGTAATCATGAAAACAACAAGGAAATGGGTTGGCCAGAGAAAGGAggattttgcataaaatgtgataGAGGTGGTGGCAAGGTGTTGGTTTGTAGTGACAGTAACTGCCCTATAGTTGTTCATGAGGAGTGCATGGGATGCCCGGCTAAATTTGATGACAGGGGAAACTTTTATTGCCCATACTGTTTATATAGGCAAGCTACTGTAGAATCCTGTAAAGCAAGGGAAGATGCTATGCTTAAAAAGCAAGCTCTGTCCCGATTTCTGGATAATGAGGTGACTATTGGTGACAAAGTAGTGCAACCATCTACGGGGAAATCACCATCAAAAAGGGCTGACAAATCATCACCTGAAGTGACTATCGGTGACAAACTAGTGCAACCATCTATGGGGAAATCACCATCAAAAAGGGCTGACAAATCATCACCTGAAGAACGTACTGGTTTCTTGCAAAGTAAATGCAATAAAGTCGGCGAAGGGATGCAAACAGAGCATGAACCAGAGGTTGATAACCAACAAATAGATCGAGATGTTGAAGATCGTCAGGAAGATGGCCACTCGAGTGAGATACCTGAAAGAGAAAAGAAGACTAGGAAAAAGGCTAAACGAGTGCTAGCAGAAAATGAACCTGAGGCTGATGCCCAACAGCTAGATAGAGACTTTGAAAATCATCAAGAAGATGGTCACTTGAGGGAGATACctgaaagagaaaagaaaactaGGAAAAAAGCTAAACAAATGCGAGCAGAAAATGAAACAGAGGTTGACGACCAACAACTAGATAGAGGTGTTGAAGATCATAAAAAAGATGACCACCTGAGTGAGATACCtgaaagagagaagaaaattagGAGAAAGGCTAAACGAGTGCTAGCAGAAAATGAACCTGAGGCTGATGACCAACAGCTAGATAGAGACTTTGAAGATCATCAAGAAGATGGTGACTTGAGTGAGATACCcgaaagagaaaagaaaactaGGAAAAAAGCTAAACAAATGCGAGCAGAAAATGAAACAGAGGTTGATGACCTTCAACTAGAGAGAGGTGTTGAAGATCATAAAAAAGATGACCACCTGGCTGAGACACCTGATAGAGgaaagaaaattagaaaaaaagcAAATCAAATGCTTGCAGAAAATGAACCAGTAGTTGATGACCAACTACTAGATAGAGATGTTGAAGATTGCCAAGGAGATGGCCACCTGAGAGAAATACCTGAAAGAGAAGAGAACATCACGAAGAAAGCTGCACAAATGCAAGCTGGCGGGAAGGAAAATGAAGATGGTGGTGGTGCAAAAGCTGACCAGATGCAGGGAAAAGCACGTGAATCTGCAGCATCCTTCATGAACGAAGAACCTGAATCCCAGTTACATTTGAAAGCCAAGAGAAGGGTTGAAACTGGTGCTTCAACATTTAGAGAATTTGAGGCTGTTTTGAGACGAAGCAACCACAATATGATAAAGAAACCtgatagaaaaaagaaaattagggCAAAAGCAAAACTAATGCTTGCAGAAAACGAACCAGAGGTTGATGACCAGCTACTAGATAGAGATGCTGAAGATTGCCACCCGATAGAAATACCTGTACGAGAAAAGAACAGCATGAAGAAAGCTGCTGTACAAATGAAAGCTGGGAGGAAAGAAAATGAAGCTGGTGGTGGTGCAGAAGCTGAGCAGATGCAGGGAGGTGAATCTGCAGTGCCCTTCGCGAATGAAGAACCTGAATCCCAGTTGCGTATGAAAGCCAAGAGAAGGGATGAGACTCGTGCTTCAACATCTAGAGAATTTGAGGCTGTTTTGGGACGACGCAACCGCAATACAGAAACAAATGAAATTGAGGGTCAACCTTCAAATTTGGATTCTGAAAGGTCAAGCCGGACAACTTTCTCACCAAAGAAAGTTTCAGGGCTAACTGGGGAGACTAGTTCCCCTGACAAGTCGAAACAAGCTGAACCGT is a window of Ipomoea triloba cultivar NCNSP0323 chromosome 11, ASM357664v1 DNA encoding:
- the LOC115995745 gene encoding uncharacterized protein LOC115995745 isoform X1, with product MCTEISNHENNKEMGWPEKGGFCIKCDRGGGKVLVCSDSNCPIVVHEECMGCPAKFDDRGNFYCPYCLYRQATVESCKAREDAMLKKQALSRFLDNEVTIGDKVVQPSTGKSPSKRADKSSPEVTIGDKLVQPSMGKSPSKRADKSSPEERTGFLQSKCNKVGEGMQTEHEPEVDNQQIDRDVEDRQEDGHSSEIPEREKKTRKKAKRVLAENEPEADAQQLDRDFENHQEDGHLREIPEREKKTRKKAKQMRAENETEVDDQQLDRGVEDHKKDDHLSEIPEREKKIRRKAKRVLAENEPEADDQQLDRDFEDHQEDGDLSEIPEREKKTRKKAKQMRAENETEVDDLQLERGVEDHKKDDHLAETPDRGKKIRKKANQMLAENEPVVDDQLLDRDVEDCQGDGHLREIPEREENITKKAAQMQAGGKENEDGGGAKADQMQGKARESAASFMNEEPESQLHLKAKRRVETGASTFREFEAVLRRSNHNMIKKPDRKKKIRAKAKLMLAENEPEVDDQLLDRDAEDCHPIEIPVREKNSMKKAAVQMKAGRKENEAGGGAEAEQMQGGESAVPFANEEPESQLRMKAKRRDETRASTSREFEAVLGRRNRNTETNEIEGQPSNLDSERSSRTTFSPKKVSGLTGETSSPDKSKQAEPWQRNQFPNGRRQKLMWSTEEEEMLEEGVHKFSATANKNIPWRKILDFGRHVFHPTRMPTDLKDKWRTLCFR
- the LOC115995745 gene encoding zinc finger CCCH domain-containing protein 13-like isoform X2, producing the protein MCTEISNHENNKEMGWPEKGGFCIKCDRGGGKVLVCSDSNCPIVVHEECMGCPAKFDDRGNFYCPYCLYRQATVESCKAREDAMLKKQALSRFLDNEVTIGDKVVQPSTGKSPSKRADKSSPEVTIGDKLVQPSMGKSPSKRADKSSPEERTGFLQSKCNKVGEGMQTEHEPEVDNQQIDRDVEDRQEDGHSSEIPEREKKTRRDFENHQEDGHLREIPEREKKTRKKAKQMRAENETEVDDQQLDRGVEDHKKDDHLSEIPEREKKIRRKAKRVLAENEPEADDQQLDRDFEDHQEDGDLSEIPEREKKTRKKAKQMRAENETEVDDLQLERGVEDHKKDDHLAETPDRGKKIRKKANQMLAENEPVVDDQLLDRDVEDCQGDGHLREIPEREENITKKAAQMQAGGKENEDGGGAKADQMQGKARESAASFMNEEPESQLHLKAKRRVETGASTFREFEAVLRRSNHNMIKKPDRKKKIRAKAKLMLAENEPEVDDQLLDRDAEDCHPIEIPVREKNSMKKAAVQMKAGRKENEAGGGAEAEQMQGGESAVPFANEEPESQLRMKAKRRDETRASTSREFEAVLGRRNRNTETNEIEGQPSNLDSERSSRTTFSPKKVSGLTGETSSPDKSKQAEPWQRNQFPNGRRQKLMWSTEEEEMLEEGVHKFSATANKNIPWRKILDFGRHVFHPTRMPTDLKDKWRTLCFR
- the LOC115995588 gene encoding transmembrane 9 superfamily member 12; its protein translation is MALSSILGRRYLAAFVYFVLISHACNGFYLPGTYMHTYSTGDEIVVKVNSLTSIETELPFSYYSLPYCKPQNGIKKSAENLGELLMGDQIDNSPYRFRMNVNESIYLCTTPPLNENEVKLLKQRTHELYQVNMILDNLPALRYANQNGMKIQWTGFPVGYAPPNSKEDYIINHLKFRVLIHEYEGAGVEIIGTGEEGMGVISETDKKKTAGYEIVGFEVVPCSVKYDLEQMTKLHMYDNSTSINCPLEIERSQIIREQQRISFTYEVDFVKSDIRWPSRWDAYLKMEGDRVHWFSILNSLMVIFFLAGIVFVIFLRTVRRDLTRYEELDKEAQAQMNEELSGWKLVVGDVFREPNHSKLLCIMIGDGVQITGMTVVTILFAALGFMSPASRGMLLTGMIMLYLFLGIAAGYVGVRLWRTIKGTSDGWKSVSWAIACFFPGIVFVILTTLNFILWGSNSTGALPISLYFELIALWFCISVPLTLLGGHLGTRAEPIQYPVRTNQIPREIPARKYPSWLLILGAGTLPFGTLFIELFFILSSIWLGRFYYVFGFLFIVLLLLVIICAEVSLVLTYMHLCVEDWMWWWKAFYASGSVSLYVFLYSVNYLVFDLQSLSGPVSAILYLGYSLIMAVAIMLATGTIGLLTSFYFVHYLFSSVKID